From the Nodularia sphaerocarpa UHCC 0038 genome, the window AAATTTTTCAGTTCTACCCTAGCCAAACCCCGACAATAATACGCCTCCATACTCCCAGGATTCAACCTCACAGCTTCAGTATAATCTGAAACAGCTTTATGAATAGCGCCTGAGTGATAATAAGCCAAACCCCTTTGTAAAAAAGCATCAGCAAAATAAGGTGTCAATTGTAAAGAATTGCTAAATTCCTCAATAGCGCCAGCGTAATCTTTCTCCTTAGCCTTTTTCAATCCTTGATTGTAAAATTCGTCACTCATAGTTAACTCAACCAGATAGACATCCCATTTCTATGTTAAATATTCAACGTAAATTTAGCTAATTCCCAAATTCCAATTTAATTCCTCTCTCCGCGTCTTGACGTTGTTGAATTAAGATATAAATTTAACTCACGCAGAGGCGCAGTTAGCTGAAAGCTTTCCCGCAGGGTGGCGCAGAAGAAGAGTTTCAGAGGTGTCATGCTGCTATTTATTTAGAGGATGTTTGAAAAGTTTTGGGCGAATATAATATGGCTACGCCACGCCAAGGGCGAACGCTACTACACAGGCAAAGTCCACCTGCGTGGACTAATCAAAAAATCGGTTTTTTAACCCGCGCAGGCGGGTTTAGTTTGGGTGGTTCCGCGACTTCTAGTCGCCAGGGCTGTAATAAATTAGACTTTTCAAACAACCTCTTAGATTTAGCAACGCCGATAAAATATATTATCTATAAATCAATGCAATGAAAATTAGAACTATCACTACAGGAATATCACTTCTATCCCCCAAAGACACAGATAAAATCAAACAAGCCCATGAATTTAACCAACAAGCAAAAGAAATCTTTGCACAACAAGGATATGAAGTTCAAACAACTAGAATTACAACCAACTCATGGGAAGAATATTTATTAAACTTATCAAAAATTGATATTCTCAAGGAAATTCAAACACTAGAAAAAACCTGTCAAAGGCTAGATATCAGCTTTTTCAATATTGGCTATGCCAACCAAACGGAAACCATAGCTTTAATTCCCGATATTATTAAATCTACATCAATTATTTACTGTTCTAGCCAAATTGGCAACCGTGAAACAGGCATTAACTTGAACAATACCTGGGAATCAGCCAAAAGTATTAAACGTATTGCCCAAGAAAGCGAAAATGGCTATGGTAACTTTCGATATTGTGCATGGGTAAACTGCCAGCCAGGAATCCCATTCTTTCCTACAGCATATCATATAGGTGATACATCTTTTGGTATTGGTTTAGAATTGGGTGAATTAGTTATGCAGGCATTTTCCCAAGCTGATAATCTGCAATCAGCAGAAATAGCACTACAATCAATTTTAGAAATAGAATTAATCAAAATTGCCAAGGTTGCTGAGGAAATATCTCTAAAGTTTGCTGTAAAATATAACGGTATTGATACATCTCTTGCACCATCTTTAGATCAAGAAAATAGTATTGCTTTTGCTTATGAAAAAATTATGTCTGGTAAATTTGGACATCCCGGAACTTTAGCTATTTCGGGAATGTTGACTCGTGTTTTAAAAAGCGTTTCTGTGAAAATTTGCGGTTATTCTGGTTTGATGCTTCCAGTATGCGAAGATGTTGGTCTAGCTAGCAGGGCTAATGAGCAAACTTATGATATTACTCATTTATTATTATATTCGGCTGTTTGTGGTTGTGGACTGGATACTGTTCCAATTCCAGGTGATATTACCGTTGACAAAATTTCTGCTATATTAACAGATTTGGCAACTTTAGCTATTAAGTTGAATAAACCACTATCAGCTAGATTATTTCCGATTCCAAATAAACAAGCTGGGGAAATGACTGCTTTCAATTCCCCTTATCTTGTTGATTGTCACGTTTTCTCTGTTGATTGAATTTTGGAGGAAGATTAATGAACCACGTTGGCGCTAGCCTCTCCCTTTGGGAGAAGAAACGAAGAAAACGAAGGAAGAAAGAAAGAAGAAGGGAAGAGTATTAGTTATCTATTAATAGGCTGGGAGAAGTTAAGACAAAAACATCTCTGGTTCCTTGTCCCTCAATCTTTGGTTTTATGGGTGTGGTAAAGTGGAAGAATTTATGATCGTTTACTAATAATAGTTCTCCGGGATTTAAGGTTTTGCTAAATACTGGTTTCTCTTTTTTTTCTGTATATAAGTGGGTTTCTCCTCCTTGAATATTTTCTCTATTCACAGAAAAGATTCCAATGAAGTCTGTCCCATCTTGATGGATTCCTTCTGGGGCTGGATTTCCTAAGTTATGGGGCGAACAAATGGTTCTAATTTGATGCACTCCTATTTCTGCTTCTGGGTGCAGTTTACAAGCATCACTAAATGCTAAAACCAGATTTTTGAAACTATCCAGTTCTACAAGTCCATCTTCTAATTCTGCAAACTCTCTTTTAATATCTCCTAATAATGGATTATAATCTTTAGCTTGATAAAGGTAGCCATGAGGTAATTTAATTAATTTATCCCCCGCAGCGATGAACCGAGATAATCTTCTCGAACGATAATTACCTTTGAGATAAGGATCCACAGGTAGATTATTAAAAAATGCCTTGAAACCTTCTGGATTTATGGAGTTTACCTTGGTGAGAGTAAACAAAAAGGCATATTCTAATTCCGTTGATTCCCATACTTTTTGCATAGGATTTACCTTCTTATACATTTCAACCCTCCCTCATGTTCCTTGTGAGAGGCTTATGTCACTGAGTATATGCGGTGTTTTCTTAAATTGTCGTCAAATTGACTACAAAAAATTAAAAATTGTGATAAGTGATTGAAGAGTAATGATCCACAGATAAACACAGATAAATATGGATTTTATCTCTTTAATTTACAGATGGAGGCAAATGGGTGAAAAATCAATGTATATTGACTAACAGCACATAGGTTTGATGATGATTGACTGGCTTTACAACTATCCACCTCTATATTCGGGAATATTACTCAAACGCTACAAGCGCTTTTTTGCTGATGTTCAACTTGATTCTGGCGAAATCGTCACAGCACATTGTCCTAACACAGGACCGATGACGGGAGTATCTACTCTTGGTAGTCCAGTACAGCTTTCCAAAAGTGATAATCCCCAGCGTAAATTGGCTTACACTTTAGAATTGATTCAGGTACATGATAACCAACCCACTTGGGTAGGAGTCAATACCATGTTACCCAATCGCATCATAAAACTAGCATTAGCAAAATATCTCTTCCCGGAATTGGGAAACTATAGCCAAATTAAAAGTGAAGTCGTTTATGGACAAGATAAAAAAAGTCGGGTAGATTTTTTCTTAACAGCTAGCGACGAAGAACGCCCAATTTATTTAGAAGTCAAAAATACCACTTGGGCGCAAAGCACTTTAGCCCTATTTCCCGACACCGAAACCACCAGAGGACAAAAGCATTTACGCGAATTAACAGCACTCCTACCCGAAACTCGCGCTGTGATGTTGTACTTCATCAACCGTGGTGACTGTACCGAATTTGCCCCTGGTGATATTACAGACCCAGTATATGGTAAACTATTACGAAGTGCGATCGCACAAGGCTTAGAAATCTTACCCTGCCGATTTGACATCTCACCATTCGGCATACGCTACATAGGTTTAGCAAAACTCAAAATCTAACTCTCTTCCCTCCGCGTACCTCTGCGCTTACCTCAGCGCCCCTCTGCGTTAAAAAAAATGATCATAATCATCATGGGTGTCTCCGGTTCCGGCAAAACCACCATAGGTAAACTACTCGCCGATGCCTTAAACTGGCAATTCAAAGACGCTGACGAATTTCACTCCATAGATAACATCGAGAAAATGCGCCTCGGTATCCCCCTCAACGATACCGATAGAAAACCTTGGCTGAAAGATTTGCAAACAGCGATCGCACTATGGTTAAAAGAAAATGCCAATATAGTCTTAGCCTGTTCCGCCCTCAAAGCTGATTATCGCCAATATTTAGTATTAGATAGCCAACGCATCCAGCTAATTTACCTCAAAGGCAGCTTAGATTTACTCCAACAAAGGCTCATCGGACGGGAAAATCATTTTATGTCAGAAAAACTCCTCAACAGCCAGTTAGATGCCCTTGAGGAGCCAGATAACGCTATTTTTGTAGATGTTTCTGAACCACCCCAACTCATTGTGCAGAACCTGAAAACAGTTCTCGGTATTTAACTAAACTTGATGAGAAGCCAGAAAAGCATCAACTTCAGCCGCAGTCGGTTGAGAAGCGATCGCACCTGGTTTAATAGTAGTTAGCGCCCCCACAGCATTAGCATAAGCAACAACTTTTTTTGCTGTTTCTGCATCCTGCAAACCTTGAATACCATGTATACCAAGCTGGTGGGTAAATCCTGCCAAAAAACTATCCCCAGCCCCAGTTGTATCCACAACCTCAATCGGATAAGAAGGTAAATTACCTTCATTTTCGCCCAAACAATAGGAGCAACCATGTTCACCATCTGTCACCAGCACCCCATCAATGGTGTCCATGCGGTAAGTAATAGCACCGGGGTCTGTA encodes:
- the sfsA gene encoding DNA/RNA nuclease SfsA, coding for MIDWLYNYPPLYSGILLKRYKRFFADVQLDSGEIVTAHCPNTGPMTGVSTLGSPVQLSKSDNPQRKLAYTLELIQVHDNQPTWVGVNTMLPNRIIKLALAKYLFPELGNYSQIKSEVVYGQDKKSRVDFFLTASDEERPIYLEVKNTTWAQSTLALFPDTETTRGQKHLRELTALLPETRAVMLYFINRGDCTEFAPGDITDPVYGKLLRSAIAQGLEILPCRFDISPFGIRYIGLAKLKI
- a CDS encoding gluconokinase; the protein is MIIIIMGVSGSGKTTIGKLLADALNWQFKDADEFHSIDNIEKMRLGIPLNDTDRKPWLKDLQTAIALWLKENANIVLACSALKADYRQYLVLDSQRIQLIYLKGSLDLLQQRLIGRENHFMSEKLLNSQLDALEEPDNAIFVDVSEPPQLIVQNLKTVLGI
- a CDS encoding DUF711 family protein, whose amino-acid sequence is MKIRTITTGISLLSPKDTDKIKQAHEFNQQAKEIFAQQGYEVQTTRITTNSWEEYLLNLSKIDILKEIQTLEKTCQRLDISFFNIGYANQTETIALIPDIIKSTSIIYCSSQIGNRETGINLNNTWESAKSIKRIAQESENGYGNFRYCAWVNCQPGIPFFPTAYHIGDTSFGIGLELGELVMQAFSQADNLQSAEIALQSILEIELIKIAKVAEEISLKFAVKYNGIDTSLAPSLDQENSIAFAYEKIMSGKFGHPGTLAISGMLTRVLKSVSVKICGYSGLMLPVCEDVGLASRANEQTYDITHLLLYSAVCGCGLDTVPIPGDITVDKISAILTDLATLAIKLNKPLSARLFPIPNKQAGEMTAFNSPYLVDCHVFSVD
- a CDS encoding 2OG-Fe dioxygenase family protein — translated: MQKVWESTELEYAFLFTLTKVNSINPEGFKAFFNNLPVDPYLKGNYRSRRLSRFIAAGDKLIKLPHGYLYQAKDYNPLLGDIKREFAELEDGLVELDSFKNLVLAFSDACKLHPEAEIGVHQIRTICSPHNLGNPAPEGIHQDGTDFIGIFSVNRENIQGGETHLYTEKKEKPVFSKTLNPGELLLVNDHKFFHFTTPIKPKIEGQGTRDVFVLTSPSLLIDN